One segment of Podospora pseudopauciseta strain CBS 411.78 chromosome 5 map unlocalized CBS411.78m_5.2, whole genome shotgun sequence DNA contains the following:
- the OPT6 gene encoding oligopeptide transporter 6 (EggNog:ENOG503NUA6; COG:T), with the protein MLWHRLAAFQFRKLIMPVDLRSLLTQPTKCQVIYSRLDFRNPRTSCCSHADCITWGSAVGGEEDIMQRQTHIAEKQTRQYLDLLVSRMPAFGGIAYRPYNVVDPDGIGIISSHETRSSDRDPEKTPAKPYEMETHDGQEPDNITDQIPHSLLEELAPNGEYEHILSKINAMSTEEALAIIRESLTFHADDWNFPTVMRTRMQRLMKESPKEYGDFYERDLRIDAVMMRWSSPYPGVRAVAELTDNDSTPVETIRAYFLGISWAVIGTFMATFFNSRFPSITLSGSVIQILLYPCAKALEYVLPDWGFTVFGTRHSLNPGPWTFKEQMFATITYNIAIYTTNSYGMILVQKMPIFYGQSFVNYGYQLMLTLFVQLMGMGFAGYLRRFSVYPVKALWPTILPTIAMNRALTKPEPKENIHGWTISRYNFFYVCTVSMAIYYWLPGYLFTALSTFNWMTWIAPENLTLAILTGSSLGLGLFNPITTFDWNIATSSFAALANPFFATATEWCSAWLGAAVILAIFYNNMNHSAYLPINSSSAFANDGKPYRVQNVISADNKLDEQKYQAYSPPFYSAGYILTVGANFAFYPVYFLYIMVNQWTTVGKAYVDFYQGLRRGKGNYEGAMDVHSRLMSRYPEVPDWWFIFILVAAIVVSVIFLRIYPLETPVWLVFLMIGINIIFAVPLSLLSATTGTNLGLGSLIQVLTGYLLPGNPNAFLFAQTLGSWALAGYGDNYVQDQKMAHYVKIPPRAVFRSQIGTIIITCFVAVSTQNFIMENVKGLCEPDQPSRFTCAADGAPLYASSLMWGLLGSERMFGAMYPMFKWCFLIGTGIAVVFLVGQGYGPKYLPGIKERLRGRLRPRTFAQLDRTIFPFVASLLWLNPVLIIHGFQHWAPSNLSYKTPGFILSFIFMYLLPKYRLAWWEKYNYVLSASLTAGVAISALIMFFAVGYHPVKLDWWGNRVSHAGMDGKSVGILPIPEKGYFGPERGQFP; encoded by the exons ATGTTGTGGCATCGGCTTGCTGCCTTCCAATTCAGGAAACTCATTATGCCGGTTGATCTGCGCTCCCTTCTCACTCAACCCACCAAATGTCAGGTCATCTATTCCCGTCTTGATTTTCGCAATCCCCGCACTTCATGTTGCTCCCATGCAGACTGCATCACCTGGGGGTCTGCCGtaggaggagaggaggacaTCATGCAACGTCAGACACACATAGCCGAGAAGCAAACACGGCAGTATCTGGACCTCCTCGTATCCCGGATGCCGGCATTCGGCGGCATTGCATATCGGCCGTACAAT GTTGTCGATCCTGACGGGATCGGAATCATCTCGAGCCACGAAACGAGGTCATCCGATCGAGACCCTGAAAAAACACCTGCCAAGCCCTATGAAATGGAAACACACGATGGCCAGGAGCCAGACAACATCACGGACCAGATCCCGCACTCTCTGCTCGAGGAATTGGCACCAAATGGCGAATACGAGCAcatcctctccaaaatcAACGCCATGTCAACGGAAGAGGCCCTAGCCATCATCCGCGAATCGCTTACTTTCCACGCCGATGACTGGAACTTTCCCACTGTCATGCGGACAAGAATGCAGAGACTGATGAAAGAGAGCCCGAAAGAGTACGGCGACTTTTATGAGCGAGATCTCAGAATCGATGCTGTCATGATGCGCTGGTCCAGCCCCTATCCGGGGGTTAGAGCTGTGGCTGAACTGACTGACAATGACTCCACCCCCGTAGAGACCATTAGGGCTTACTTTCTGGGTATATCGTGGGCTGTGATTGGGACCTTTATGGCGACGTTTTTCAACTCGAGATTTCCGAGCATCA CTCTTAGTGGGAGTGTTATTCAGATTCTTTTGTACCCGTGTGCAAAGGCCCTCGAGTATGTCCTTCCGGACTGGGGATTCACGGTGTTTGGGACGAGACACTCGCTCAATCCGGGGCCGTGGACGTTCAAAGAGCAAATGTTTGCGACGATTACCTACAACATCGCTATTTACACCACCAACTCGTATGGGATG ATCCTCGTCCAGAAGATGCCCATTTTCTACGGCCAGAGCTTTGTCAACTATGGCTACCAGCTCATGCTGACCCTGTTCGTTCAGCTCATGGGGATGGGCTTTGCAGGATATCTCCGCCGGTTCTCAGTATATCCTGTCAAAGCCCTCTGGCCCACCATCCTTCCCACCATTGCCATGAATCGAGCATTGACCAAGCCAGAGCCCAAAGAGAACATTCACGGTTGGACCATATCCCGGTACAACTTCTTCTACGTCTGCACGGTATCCATGGCGATCTACTACTGGCTGCCGGGTTATCTTTTCacagccctctccaccttcaACTGGATGACCTGGATTGCTCCCGAGAACTTGACCTTGGCCATTTTGACTGGCTCATCTCTTGGGTTAGGTCTCTTTAACCCAATCACCACTTTTGACTGGAACATTGCTACATCTTCCTTtgccgccctcgccaaccctTTCTTCGCCACAGCAACTGAATGGTGCTCCGCTTGGCTCGGAGCGGCAGTCATCCTGGCCATCTTTTACAACAACATGAATCACTCTGCctacctccccatcaactcCAGCTCGGCCTTTGCCAACGATGGGAAACCGTACCGTGTGCAGAATGTCATCTCAGCAGACAACAAGCTCGACGAGCAGAAGTACCAAGCCTACTCCCCGCCGTTCTACTCTGCCGGATACATCCTGACTGTCGGAGCCAACTTCGCGTTTTACCCAGTGTATTTCTTGTACATCATGGTCAACCAGTGGACGACGGTGGGCAAGGCCTATGTTGACTTTTACCAGgggctgaggagggggaaagggaacTATGAAGGGGCGATGGATGTCCATTCGAGGCTGATGAGCCGGTACCCCGAGGTGCCGGACTGGTGGTTCATCTTCATTTTGGTGGCGGCCATTGTCGTGTCGGTGATTTTCTTGAGGATATATCCACTGGAGACACCTGTGTGGCTTGTTTTCCTCATGATaggcatcaacatcatctttGCCGTCCCGCTATCTTTGTTGTCGGCCACCACGGGGACCAACCTGGGGCTTGGGAGTCTGATACAGGTGCTGACGGGGTATCTTCTGCCCGGGAACCCCAATGCTTTCTTGTTTGCGCAAACCTTGGGCAGCTGGGCGTTGGCCGGTTACGGAGACAACTATGTGCAAGATCAAAAGATGGCCCACTATGTCAAGATCCCGCCGAGGGCCGTGTTTAGGAGCCAGATTGGGAcgatcatcatcacctgCTTTGTTGCGGTTTCGACCCAAAACTTCATCATGGAGAACGTGAAGGGCTTGTGCGAGCCGGACCAGCCGAGCAGGTTCACCTGTGCTGCTGACGGTGCACCGCTGTATGCCAGCAGCTTGATGTGGGGATTGCTGGGCAGCGAGAGGATGTTTGGTGCCATGTATCCGATGTTCAAGTGGTGCTTCTTGATCGGGACGGGCATCGCGGTAGTGTTTCTGGTCGGGCAGGGATACGGGCCGAAATACCTGCCGGGCATCAAAGAAAGACTGCGGGGAAGACTGAGACCAAGGACATTTGCGCAGCTTGACAGGACAATCTTTCCTTTCGTGGCCAGCCTGTTGTGGTTGAACCCCGTGTTGATCATCCACGGATTCCAACACTGGGCGCCATCCAACCTGAGCTACAAGACGCCCGGGTTCATCCTGAGTTTCATTTTCATGTACCTGCTGCCAAAATACCGGCTGGCATGGTGGGAAAAGTACAATTACGTGCTTTCTGCCTCGTTGACGGCAGGCGTCGCCATCAGCGCCCTCATCATGTTCTTTGCTGTGGGATACCACCCCGTGAAGCTGGATTGGTGGGGGAATCGGGTCAGCCACGCCGGCATGGACGGGAAGAGTGTGGGGATCCTGCCGATTCCCGAGAAGGGGTACTTTGGACCGGAGCGGGGCCAGTTCCCGTAG
- a CDS encoding uncharacterized protein (EggNog:ENOG503P4ZS), translated as MAPVYADHPFPLIQTPVFAAKQDPHAKVDSFDRAASEMANAHNLMIRGLNSIYLQAPHITAPDVKPFCRYIAAFTNLIHVHHHGEETHFFPEVERLSGVEGIMETNVHQHGVFKKGLHDLEDYINGVLADKQEYDGKRVVQMIDVFGRSLVEHLRDEIPTLQRLREVDGEGRKMAESIERIMGEEGESSMKALGMPGMLWCFANLDIHFEDDIWLDWPAAPGPVKFLYRNVFWWVYTDLRKFGSVDRNGKLRALYAVPKSE; from the exons ATGGCACCAGTCTATGCAGACCACCCATTCCCCCTTATCCAGACTCCTGTGTTTGCAGCGAAACAAGACCCGCATGCAAAG GTGGACAGCTTCGACCGTGCCGCCTCGGAAATGGCCAACGCGCACAATCTCATGATCCGCGGCCTTAATTCCATCTATCTTCAAGCTCCACACATCACAGCTCCCGACGTAAAACCCTTTTGCCGGTACATTGCGGCTTTCACCAACCTGATTCacgtccaccaccacggcgaGGAGACACATTTCTTTCCAGAGGTAGAGAGGTTgtcgggggtggagggaatCATGGAGACGAATGTCCATCAACACGGCGTGTTCAAGAAAGGGCTACACGATCTGGAAGATTACATCAATGGTGTTCTGGCGGATAAACAGGAGTATGACGGTAAGAGGGTAGTGCAGATGATTGATGTATTTGGGAGAAGTCTCGTTGAGCATCTGCGGGATGAAATCCCTACGTTGCAGAGGTTGAGAGAggtggatggagaggggagaaAGATGGCGGAGTCGATTGAGAGGATCatgggggaggaaggggagagtTCGATG AAAGCACTTGGAATGCCTGGCatgttgtggtgttttgCCAATCTGGACATCCACTTCGAGGACGATATATGGCTGGACTGGCCTGCTGCACCGGGCCCTGTCAAGTTTCTGTATCGGAATGTGTTCTGGTGGGTTTATACTGATCTTAGGAAGTTTGGATCAGTTGACAGGAACGGCAAGCTGAGGGCTCTATATGCTGTTCCCAAGTCAGAATAA
- a CDS encoding uncharacterized protein (COG:P; EggNog:ENOG503NU1M): MGTENDLDVEGQTEPPIRGLKSSKNTSASASSPTLAGTVRTAGTVSADSTPTLPGFTPESAHTLTVPDVTSLLETDSQNGLDNTEAARRLQQYGPNKVEGAKGLSLWTILLRQVSNSLTLVLVITMILSFAIDDHIEGGVIAAVILLNIVVGFVQDYRAEQTIQALYALSAPTCKVVRSGQTESIKAELLVPGDLVRLGVGDVVPADLRLVSSINLSTDEALLTGESLPVSKHAELILKDRDVPLGDRTNMVYSASTVTRGRAMGLVTATAMNTEVGKIAELLRTTRGKTVDEDSSMVKKIWTKFRNGLRVILGLDGTPLQVTLSKFALLLFGLAIMLAIIVFSVSKFNIDDEVLIYGICVAVAVIPESLIAVLTIATALGTRAMAKGNVVIRKLAALEAVGGVTNVCSDKTGTLTQGKMVAKSVWLADGTEITIQNTNHPFDPTSGDVRVGDVDWVLSEKERKTPAQLTSFLETVALCNNSAVTKADAAGPYTAIGEPTEIALQVLAMRFDSGKPQLTAGGSHGLLAEYPFDSSCKRMTVVCRADGSDDADSASAYAYTKGAIEAILPLMNASDALKAEIVTRAEALAALGLRVLCVARKPVDASLFSVGPKEGSEQSNNGLPERNTVECDLVFLGLAGLYDPPRVESAAAVAKCKEAGITVHMLTGDHVKTATAIAYEIGILSRDPSAAASSPNSIMVASAFDALTEAEIDAMPSLPLVLARCSPTTKVRMVEAMHRRKAFCVMTGDGVNDSPALKISDVGIAMGLNGSDVAKEAADMVLTDDNFASIVTAVEEGRRLFDNIQKFLLHLLISNIAQVILLLIGLAFKDNKGVSVFPLSPLEILWANLVTSSFLALGLGLEDAQPDVMQRPPHDLAVGIFTKELIIDKFVYGTAMGGLCLAAFTSVAYGVSGPDGLGELCNSDYSPACDLAFRARATTFATLTFLLLVTAWESKHFTRSLFNMHPEKYSGPLSVFKTIWQNKFLFGAVSAGFVICFPLVYLPVVNRTVFKHEAITWEWGIVAACVAAYILIVEAWKAGKRRRLAGVRNKKAVVGVEAA, from the exons ATGGGGACAGAGAACGACCTTGACGTCGAGGGCCAGACGGAACCTCCTATACGTGGCCTAAAGAGTTCCAAAAACACTTCCGCTTCGGCgtcatcccccaccctcgccggcaCCGTCCGTACTGCCGGCACCGTCTCCGCTGATAGCACCCCGACTCTCCCGGGCTTCACCCCCGAGTCGGCTCATACCCTCACCGTCCCCGATGTCACCTCTCTCCTCGAGACCGACAGCCA AAATGGACTCGACAATACCGAGGCTGCCCGTCGCCTGCAGCAGTATGGCCCTAACAAGGTTGAGGGTGCTAAGGGGCTATCCCTGTGGACGATTCTCCTAAGACAGGTGTCCAATAGTTTGACActtgtcctcgtcatcaccatGATCCTCTCCTTTGCCATCGACGACCACATCGAGGGCGGCGTCATTGCCGCCGTCATTTTGCTGAACATCGTCGTTGGCTTTGTCCAGGATTACCGTGCCGAGCAGACCATTCAGGCTCTATATGCCTTGTCTGCGCCCACGTGCAAGGTTGTCCGGTCCGGCCAGACCGAGTCTATCAAGGCCGAGCTTTTGGTTCCCGGTGACCTTGTCCGCCTCGGCGTTGGAGATGTCGTCCCGGCAGATCTGCGCCTCGTAAGCAGCATCAACTTGTCCACCGATGAGGCACTGCTGACGGGCGAATCTCTCCCCGTCAGCAAGCATGCCGAGCTCATCCTCAAGGACCGTGATGTTCCTCTTGGTGACCGCACCAACATGGTGTACTCGGCCAGCACTGTCACCCGCGGCCGCGCCATGGGTCTTGTTACTGCCACGGCCATGAACACAGAGGTCGGCAAGATTGCCGAGCTCCTTCGGACCACCAGGGGCAAGACTGTCGATGAGGACAGCAGCATGGTCAAGAAGATCTGGACGAAATTCCGGAACGGCTTGCGTGTtatcctcggcctcgacggCACCCCTCTCCAGGTCACGCTGAGCAAGtttgctcttctccttttcggTCTCGCCATCATGCTGGCCATCATTGTCTTCTCTGTCAGCAAGTTCAACATCGACGATGAGGTCCTCATCTACGGAATCTGCGTGGCTGTTGCCGTCATTCCCGAATCTCTCATTGCTGTGCTCACCATTGCCACGGCCCTCGGCACCCGTGCCATGGCCAAGGGCAATGTAGTGATTCGCAAgctcgccgccctcgaggCCGTGGGCGGAGTGACCAACGTGTGCTCGGACAAGACGGGCACACTGACGCAGGGCAAGATGGTGGCCAAGAGCGTCTGGCTGGCTGACGGCACCGAGATCACCAttcaaaacaccaaccacccctttGACCCCACGAGCGGAGACGTCCGCGTGGGTGACGTTGACTGGGTCCTCTccgagaaggagaggaagacgCCCGCTCAGCTTACCTCATTCCTCGAGACAGTCGCCCTGTGCAACAACTCGGCCGTCACCAAGGCTGACGCCGCTGGCCCCTACACGGCCATCGGTGAGCCCACCGAGATCGCGCTGCAGGTTCTTGCCATGAGATTCGACTCTGGCAAGCCTCAGCTCACGGCGGGGGGCAGCCACGGATTGTTGGCCGAGTACCCCTTCGACTCGTCGTGCAAGAGAATGACGGTCGTCTGCCGCGCCGACGGCTCAGACGACGCAGACAGCGCCTCTGCATACGCTTACACCAAGGGTGCCATCGAGGCTATCCTGCCTCTGATGAACGCCTCGGACGCGCTCAAGGCCGAGATTGTCACCAGAGCCGAGGCTTTGGCAGCACTAGGTCTCCGTGTTCTCTGCGTCGCTCGGAAACCCGTCGACGCCTCGCTTTTCTCTGTCGGGCCCAAAGAGGGCTCGGAACAGAGCAACAACGGTCTCCCCGAGAGAAACACGGTCGAGTGCGACCTCGTCTTCTTGGGTCTGGCTGGTCTCTATGATCCTCCTCGTGTCGAGTCGGCTGCCGCGGTGGCCAAGTGCAAAGAAGCAGGCATCACGGTCCACATGCTTACTGGCGACCACGTCaagaccgccaccgccatcgccTACGAGATCGGCATCTTGTCTCGGGACCCTTCTGCGGCGGCTTCATCTCCCAACAGCATCATGGTTGCCAGCGCATTTGACGCCCTGACCGAAGCCGAAATCGACGCCATGCCTTCTTTGCCCCTGGTCCTTGCCAGATGCAGTCCTACCACCAAGGTCAGGATGGTGGAAGCCATGCATCGTCGCAAGGCCTTTTGTGTCATGACCGGTGATGGTGTCAACGACTCCCCCGCCCTCAAGATCAGTGATGTTGGCATTGCCATGGGTCTGAACGGCAGTGACGTGGCCAAGGAAGCGGCCGACATGGTTCTCACGGACGATAACTTTGCCAGTATCGTCACTGCCGTGGAGGAAGGCCGTCGTCTTTTTGACAATATTCAAAAG ttcctcctccatctACTCATTTCCAACATCGCCCAGGTCATCCTACTTCTCATCGGTCTCGCCTTCAAAGACAACAAGGGCGTCTCTGTCTTCCCCTTGTCGCCGCTGGAAATCCTCTGGGCCAACCTCGTCACGTCTTCCTTCTTggccctcggcctcggcctgGAAGATGCCCAGCCGGATGTCATGCAGCGCCCGCCCCACGACCTGGCCGTCGGCATCTTCACCAAGGAGCTCATCATTGACAAATTCGTCTACGGCACCGCCATGGGCGGGCTCTGTCTCGCAGCCTTCACCTCGGTGGCCTACGGCGTCTCTGGCCCCGACGGTCTGGGCGAGCTGTGCAACTCGGACTACTCGCCCGCTTGCGACCTTGCCTTTAGAGCCAGAGCCACCACCTTTGCCACCTTGACGTTCCTGCTGCTGGTCACTGCTTGGGAGTCGAAGCACTTCACCCGATCGCTCTTCAACATGCACCCAGAAAAGTATTCCGGTCCGTTGTCGGTGTTCAAGACCATCTGGCAGAACAAGTTCCTGTTCGGAGCCGTGTCCGCTGGCTTCGTCATTTGCTTCCCGCTCGTCTACCTCCCCGTCGTGAACCGGACCGTGTTCAAGCATGAGGCCATCACTTGGGAGTGGGGCATCGTGGCTGCTTGTGTGGCGGCCTACATCTTGATTGTTGAGGCGTGGAAGGctggaaagaggaggagattggcgGGGGTGCGGAACAAGAAGGCcgtggttggggttgaggctGCCTGA
- a CDS encoding uncharacterized protein (COG:L; EggNog:ENOG503P42J), whose translation MVYNLDKKTDAKVPQQLDGYQAIDEDGAALIGVISALESRPPVKESCFPTQVSGGPAMPLNRNNMAQWWIDGWEKLIIITTSQYVHHHATESMLKWAEKDCWKELSQMLGRYAMHGCEVAFWYVPPEKHWLAQLEEYIKLIKEKNKAAEQLEEEKAKKTGEEKKVLEEERKVLGEE comes from the exons ATGGTGTACAACCTAGACAAGAAAACCGACGCCAAGGTCCCGCAACAGCTCGATGGCTACCAGGCTATTGACGAAGACGGTGCTGCTCTGATCGGTGTCATTTCTGCGCTAGAGTCACGTCCCCCTGTCAAAGAAAGCTGCTTTCCTACGCAAGTGTCAGGAGGGCCTGCGATGCCGTTGAACCGCAACAATATGGCCCAATGGTGGATCGATGGTTGGGAGaaactcatcatcatcacgacGTCCCAGTACGTCCATCACCACGCTACTGAGTCTATGCTGAAATGGGCTGAAAAAG ATTGCTGGAAGGAGTTGTCGCAGATGTTGGGTCGCTATGCAATGCACGGCTGTGAGGTTGCCTTTTGGTATGTACCTCCTGAAAAGCATTGGCTGGCTCAGCTGGAGGAGTACATAAAACTCATAAAGGAGAAAAATAAGGCGGCGGAACAGTtagaagaggagaaggcaaagaagacaggggaagagaagaaagtattggaggaggaaaggaaagTATTGGGGGAGGAATAG
- a CDS encoding uncharacterized protein (MEROPS:MER0080922; COG:O; EggNog:ENOG503PCS7), with product MLLHFAIYTTLFLTVSHGASLPNLSNEHSLDDGDKGGGKRTRDPGYVRMPVSRQKFKSKGKSKRGWHWGTPTDPQNDSPSLKSNQPFQPTHASSSTRPTPTLTRITRSPPTQQSPTLHRRAADRRWGWSNLEELGGIAYIIQLDIGTPPQKVRVFVDTGSYELWVNPRCSTSASDSLCQTFGNYFPSKSNSAMHIGGNFAVTYGTGAVRGSYWSDVMSIAMLQIPQVQFAVAADSNYTFAGILGLGYAYPYSIPYPSVLNLMVSQKMISAPIFSLGLGGDGDGFSEIIFGGVNRWKFAGPLVPVSIWPPVKEQDPRWVQYWVNVTSVGLTKPKEAGKLYTPREGFSMPTLIDTGSTLSYIREDLVAVIGQQFNAEIDTQGNYFVDCKYRDVAGTVDFGFNSGAMVINVRYKDFIYQLYPGRCMLGVQPADYGSTYYVLGDTFIRGAYLVFDQQSDVVWMNQYYNCGDGVVTVGQTPRDTENVVGAC from the exons GAGCCAGTCTTCCTAATCTCAGCAATGAACATTCACTCGATGATGGTGATAAGGGCGGAGGGAAGCGTACAAGAGACCCAGGCTATGTGCGCATGCCGGTGTCGAGACAGAAGTTCAAGAGTAAGGGAAAGTCAAAAAGGGGCTGGCATTGGGGGACCCCGACCGACCCTCAGAATGACTCCCCATCTTTGAAGTCAAATCAACCCTTCCAACCTACTCATGCGTCATCATCGACAAGACCAACGCCAACTCTGACTAGAATAACGAgatccccaccaacccagcaGTCTCCGACTTTGCATCGCCGAGCAGCAGACAGAAGATGGGGCTGGTCCAATCTTGAAGAACTGGGCGGCATTGCCTACATCATCCAGT TGGACATTGGCACGCCCCCTCAAAAAGTCCGCGTCTTCGTAGACACCGGCTCGTACGAACTCTGGGTCAACCCCCGCTGCAGCACGTCGGCGTCGGATTCCCTCTGCCAGACGTTTGGCAACTACTTCCCATCCAAGTCAAACTCCGCCATGCACATTGGTGGCAACTTTGCCGTCACCTACGGCACAGGGGCAGTGCGAGGAAGCTACTGGAGCGACGTGATGAGTATTGCAA TGCTTCAAATCCCCCAAGTCCAGTTCGCCGTAGCAGCGGACAGCAACTACACCTTCGCTGGCATCCTCGGTTTAGGCTACGCTTACCCCTATTCCATCCCCTACCCCTCCGTCCTCAACCTCATGGTCTCCCAGAAGATGATATCCGCCCCCATCTtcagcctcggcctcggcggcgacggcgacggctTCAGCGAGATTATTTTTGGCGGAGTCAACCGCTGGAAGTTTGCCGGGCCGCTGGTCCCGGTCTCCATTTGGCCTCCCGTCAAAGAGCAGGATCCGAGATGGGTGCAATACTGGGTCAATGTCACCAGCGTCGGGTTGACGAAGCCAAAAGAGGCAGGAAAACTGTACACACCTCGGGAAGGGTTTTCCATGCCGACGTTGATCGACACAGGCTCGACGTTGAGCTACATCCGGGAGGACCTCGTGGCGGTGATAGGGCAGCAGTTCAACGCCGAGATTGACACACAGGGGAATTACTTTGTAGACTGTAAGTACAGGGACGTGGCGGGGACGGTGGACTTTGGGTTCAACAGCGGCGCGATGGTGATCAATGTGCGGTACAAGGATTTCATCTACCAGCTCTACCCGGGCAGGTGCATGCTTGGGGTGCAGCCGGCGGATTATGGGAGCACGTACTATGTGCTGGGAGACACGTTCATCAGGGGTGCTTATT TGGTATTTGATCAGCAATCAGACGTTGTGTGGATGAATCAGTACTATAATTGTGGCGACGGGGTAGTAACAGTGGGACAAACCCCAAGGGATACCGAGAATGTTGTCGGCGCGTGCTAG
- a CDS encoding uncharacterized protein (COG:S; EggNog:ENOG503PBEX): MANDAENNKLTATAPDTNPATPADAAPTSPAKEPSSASSPTATTFPPARDDAPVSTAAVVTIAEAEELQPDDSDEVDSVFDDGDSAIASLHSSTTSLRDELILQVKEHGRQYQGYLEAKYVLPMDEQELERLDFQCHLVWLTLDKQHSTAPIQNIQRALDVGCGTGIWAIEFADEHPEAEVLGVDLAPVQPQCVPPNLIFEVDDLEQPWNFTQRFDYIHCQLMIGAFQDWPKFFRQSREFLAGPNSYTEVHDIDFFIRCDDGTLPPDSPLAKWHELMHDAANKAGFPLDAINRVPDMMAEAGYVDIVARQVKWPINTWPRDPKHKELGKWAHENFSWGCESMSLALFTRVLRWSADEVRIFMASVRKDLRDRRLHAYWNFWVVYGRRG; the protein is encoded by the exons ATGGCCAACGATGCGGAGAACAACAAGCTAACAGCAACGGCCCCCGACACAAACCCCGCCACACCTGCCGACGCCGCCCCGACCAGTCCCGCAAAAGAGCCATCATCGGCTTCGAGCCCAACGGCAACCACCTTCCCACCGGCTCGGGACGATGCGCCCGTGagcaccgccgccgttgtCACCATTGCCGAGGCAGAGGAGCTCCAACCAGAT GACTCAGATGAGGTTGACTCCGTTTTTGATGACGGAGATTCCGCCATTGCCAGTCTTCACTCATCCACCACTTCTCTTCGCGACGAATTGATCCTGCAGGTTAAGGAACATGGCAGGCAATACCAGGGTTACCTGGAAGCGA AATATGTCCTTCCAATGGACGAG CAAGAGCTAGAGCGATTGG ACTTCCAATGTCACTTGGTCTGGCTCACCCTGGACAAGCAGCACAGCACTGCCCCTATTCAAAACATTCAACGGGCCCTGGATGTGGGATGTGGCACAGGCATCTGGGCGATAGAGTTCG CTGATGAGCATCCCGAAGCAGAGGTGCTCGGCGTTGACCTTGCTCCGGTGCAGCCTCAGTGCGTCCCCCCAAACCTCATCTTTGAAGTCGACGACCTCGAGCAACCGTGGAACTTCACCCAGCGCTTCGACTACATCCACTGCCAGCTCATGATCGGCGCCTTCCAGGACTGGCCCAAATTCTTCCGCCAGTCTCGCGAGTTCCTTGCCGGCCCCAACAGCTACACCGAGGTTCACGACATCGACTTCTTCATCCGCTGCGACGACGGCACCCTCCCTCCCGACTCACCCCTGGCGAAGTGGCACGAGCTGATGCACGATGCCGCCAACAAAGCTGGGTTTCCCCTGGACGCCATCAACAGAGTGCCGGACATGATGGCCGAGGCAGGGTACGTGGACATCGTGGCCAGGCAGGTCAAGTGGCCGATCAACACATGGCCTAGAGATCCAAAGCACAAGGAGCTGGGGAAGTGGGCCCACGAGAATTTCAGCTGGGGGTGTGAGAGCATGAGCTTGGCTCTGTTTACCAGGGTGCTTAGATGGTCGGCGGATGAGGTGAGGATCTTTATGGCCTCGGTCAGAAAAGATTTGAGGGATAGGAGGTTGCACGCTTATTGGAATTTCTGGGTCGTGTACGGACGGAGGGGTTAG